A genome region from Haloarcula sp. H-GB4 includes the following:
- a CDS encoding DUF3830 family protein, protein MIEIQTDETTFTAELHEQQAPETIAALREILPLRSELMHVRWSGIATWINIDEIDLPDLPRENHTTYPSRGDLLLYPGFRNDAEILLPCGPTCFKSQAGELAGNHVASVDASAEELRELERTTLRDGIQEVVIREV, encoded by the coding sequence ATGATAGAAATTCAGACCGACGAGACGACGTTTACAGCAGAGCTACACGAACAGCAGGCCCCCGAAACCATCGCGGCACTCAGGGAGATCTTGCCGCTACGCTCGGAGCTAATGCACGTCCGCTGGAGCGGTATCGCGACGTGGATAAACATCGACGAGATCGACCTCCCGGACCTCCCCCGGGAGAACCACACGACGTATCCATCGCGTGGCGACCTGTTACTCTACCCGGGGTTTCGAAACGACGCGGAGATACTGCTCCCCTGCGGGCCGACGTGTTTCAAGAGCCAGGCTGGCGAACTCGCGGGGAACCACGTTGCGTCAGTCGACGCGAGCGCCGAGGAACTCCGAGAACTCGAACGGACGACCCTCCGCGACGGCATTCAAGAGGTCGTCATCAGGGAGGTGTAG
- a CDS encoding Zn-dependent hydrolase: protein MDTRIDIDVESLRADVERTGEFGNVDADTGVGRTALPADDANVRAREYLVDRMKAVGLDVRIDAVGNIAGRWTPSTCDPDAPPIATGSHLDSVPRGGIFDGVLGVYAALEAVRAVRDSGVVLKRPLEVVSFTGEEGTRFADGVLGSSVAAGELSVEDALALSDGRVSLGTALEEAGFRGTGRLDASEWHAWVELHIEQGGHLEAAGVPLGVVTDITGTTRGHVSIDGRADHSGTTGMDARRDALVAASELVLDVEATASEIATAGTGTAVGTVGRLTPEPNVVNVVPGRVSMRLDLRSVDQLEIDRQVRAVEDSLDGLEREHGVETSLDIPYEIPPTRLSERVRDTVETAASRHGVETLTLHSGAGHDTMQIAKATDAALLFAPSTGGHSHSPKEWADWADCAVSTQVLAESLALLASNTEHNQHRTYE, encoded by the coding sequence GTGGACACACGGATCGACATCGACGTCGAGTCGCTCCGGGCAGACGTCGAGCGAACCGGTGAGTTCGGCAACGTTGACGCCGACACTGGGGTCGGCCGGACAGCGCTTCCGGCGGACGACGCCAACGTACGGGCGAGGGAGTACCTCGTCGACCGGATGAAAGCAGTCGGGCTCGACGTCCGAATCGACGCCGTCGGCAACATCGCCGGCCGGTGGACGCCGTCAACGTGTGACCCGGACGCTCCACCGATCGCGACGGGTAGCCACCTCGACTCGGTCCCGCGAGGCGGCATTTTCGACGGGGTTTTGGGCGTCTACGCCGCGCTCGAAGCAGTCCGAGCTGTTCGGGACAGCGGCGTCGTCCTCAAGCGACCGCTAGAGGTCGTCTCGTTCACCGGCGAGGAGGGGACCCGGTTCGCCGACGGCGTCCTCGGCTCCTCGGTCGCTGCCGGAGAGCTATCTGTCGAGGATGCCCTAGCCCTCTCCGACGGCCGCGTCTCGCTGGGCACGGCGCTGGAGGAGGCCGGCTTCCGCGGGACCGGCCGCCTCGACGCGAGCGAGTGGCACGCCTGGGTCGAACTCCACATCGAACAGGGCGGACACCTCGAAGCGGCAGGCGTCCCCCTCGGCGTCGTGACCGATATCACCGGCACGACGCGGGGCCACGTCAGTATCGACGGGCGGGCTGATCACTCCGGGACGACAGGGATGGACGCGCGTCGGGACGCACTGGTCGCGGCGAGCGAACTCGTCCTCGACGTGGAGGCGACGGCGAGCGAAATCGCCACCGCGGGGACGGGAACGGCGGTCGGAACGGTCGGCCGGCTCACACCGGAGCCAAACGTGGTCAACGTCGTTCCGGGGCGCGTGTCGATGCGGCTCGACCTCCGGTCGGTCGACCAGCTGGAAATCGACCGACAGGTCCGGGCCGTCGAGGACTCCCTCGACGGCCTGGAACGCGAACACGGCGTCGAAACGTCACTCGACATTCCGTACGAAATCCCGCCGACGCGGCTCTCCGAGCGCGTCCGAGACACCGTGGAGACAGCGGCCTCCCGACACGGGGTCGAGACGCTGACGCTCCACTCCGGCGCGGGCCACGACACGATGCAGATCGCCAAGGCGACCGACGCAGCGTTGCTGTTCGCCCCGTCGACGGGCGGGCATTCACACTCGCCCAAGGAGTGGGCCGACTGGGCGGACTGCGCTGTGTCGACACAGGTCCTCGCGGAGAGCCTCGCACTGCTTGCATCGAACACCGAGCACAACCAACACCGTACCTACGAATGA
- a CDS encoding dihydroorotase family protein, whose translation MAPDLRVVGGTLATAQGTLDAGFAVEDGTIVAIGDERHLPDADHTLDVGGKMVLPGVVDPHVHINGFNSIDTYETGTAAAARGGVTTVINFAWQTWTGERERDATGSVWAENGSLLDAIDRQRESASSAYVDYGLHATVTAEDLTVFDEFEAVVEAGVPSFKFFTVYDVGVSNGFLRLAFERLADLDAVAVLHTEDDSVCQALTEQRRRAGRGHPTDYPGARPDYAEAMALSDAVSLATETDCKYYGIHTTSRAAVEELAAAREDGTRVRGETCPHFTTLTAEAYEKQGTLALQSPPLRSEDDVDAMFESLRSGALDVVSTDHVASTRAEKAVEDWWDCPFGVNSLQTALPVFHDEAVNRRGLPYSFLVRVLSRNPAETFGLPQKGRLAVGADADFVVFDPTETYEISAADNASVADYSIYEGREVTGKVLETYLRGHRIADETGVFGDPRGEFRAREVPTWDPQGGMA comes from the coding sequence ATGGCACCTGACCTCCGCGTCGTCGGTGGGACGCTCGCCACGGCCCAGGGGACCCTCGACGCGGGGTTCGCCGTCGAGGACGGAACTATCGTCGCCATCGGTGACGAGCGCCACCTGCCCGACGCGGACCACACGTTGGACGTGGGCGGGAAGATGGTCCTGCCGGGTGTCGTCGACCCGCACGTCCACATAAACGGCTTCAACTCAATCGACACCTACGAAACCGGGACGGCGGCGGCGGCCCGCGGTGGCGTCACCACCGTCATTAATTTCGCCTGGCAGACGTGGACCGGTGAGCGCGAGCGCGACGCGACCGGGTCGGTGTGGGCCGAGAACGGGTCGCTCCTGGACGCTATCGACCGTCAGCGCGAGAGCGCGTCGTCAGCGTACGTCGACTACGGCCTGCATGCGACGGTGACCGCCGAGGACCTCACTGTCTTCGACGAGTTCGAGGCGGTCGTAGAGGCGGGTGTCCCGTCGTTCAAGTTCTTCACCGTCTACGACGTGGGCGTCTCGAACGGGTTCCTCCGGCTCGCCTTCGAGCGCCTCGCAGACCTCGACGCGGTCGCGGTCCTACATACGGAAGACGACTCGGTGTGTCAGGCGTTGACCGAACAGCGACGTCGTGCCGGCCGCGGCCACCCGACGGACTACCCCGGCGCACGCCCCGACTACGCGGAGGCGATGGCGCTGTCCGACGCCGTGTCGCTGGCGACCGAGACCGACTGCAAGTACTACGGCATCCACACCACCTCACGGGCTGCAGTAGAGGAACTCGCGGCGGCACGCGAGGACGGGACCCGTGTCCGGGGCGAAACGTGCCCGCACTTCACGACGCTCACCGCGGAAGCGTACGAGAAACAAGGGACGCTCGCGCTCCAGTCACCCCCGCTCCGGTCCGAGGACGACGTCGACGCGATGTTCGAATCGCTTCGAAGCGGCGCTCTCGACGTCGTATCGACGGACCACGTCGCGTCGACACGGGCGGAGAAAGCCGTCGAGGACTGGTGGGACTGTCCGTTCGGCGTCAACAGCCTCCAGACGGCGCTCCCGGTGTTTCACGACGAAGCGGTCAACCGGCGTGGACTCCCCTACTCGTTCCTCGTCCGGGTCCTCTCCAGAAACCCCGCCGAGACGTTCGGGCTCCCACAGAAGGGGCGGCTCGCCGTGGGGGCCGACGCCGACTTCGTCGTGTTCGATCCGACGGAGACCTACGAGATCTCGGCGGCGGACAACGCTTCTGTCGCGGATTACTCGATATACGAGGGCCGAGAAGTGACTGGGAAAGTCCTCGAAACCTACCTCCGGGGACACCGTATCGCCGACGAGACCGGTGTCTTCGGGGACCCGCGCGGGGAGTTCCGTGCCCGCGAGGTGCCGACGTGGGACCCGCAGGGAGGGATGGCGTAG
- a CDS encoding ABC transporter ATP-binding protein, which yields MSGPVLEVKDLKKHFPAEGLFSSDPPAKAVDGVSFTIDEGETLALIGESGSGKSTVAKTIIDIHETTAGLIRFNGQDITNPIRQQLAEMRSEIQLVFQDPTSCLNPRRTIRKSLLVPLKATGVPRSEREERVRQMLERVGLNDEYLYKYPHELSGGQKQRVNIARALAVEPSLLLLDEPTSALDVSVQAKIISLLEDIQAEFDLTYLFITHDLSLVRNFADETAVMYLGEIQEQGPTDRLFENPRHPYTRSLLSSIPVTSQQEEALKPDSESLDGEVPGARDLPSGCRLHPRCPHATEDCAMRHPEQYDVDDRDVRCIAYEDGADGFDRLREQAPVRGGVDGT from the coding sequence ATGAGCGGCCCCGTTCTCGAAGTCAAGGACCTGAAAAAGCACTTCCCAGCCGAGGGGCTGTTCTCGTCCGACCCGCCGGCGAAGGCGGTCGACGGCGTCTCCTTCACCATCGACGAGGGGGAGACGCTCGCCCTCATCGGGGAGTCCGGAAGTGGGAAGTCGACGGTCGCAAAGACCATCATCGACATCCACGAGACGACCGCGGGGCTCATCCGGTTCAACGGCCAAGACATCACCAACCCGATTCGACAGCAACTGGCCGAGATGCGCTCGGAGATACAGCTGGTCTTTCAGGACCCAACGTCCTGTCTGAACCCGCGCCGGACCATCCGGAAGTCGCTCCTGGTCCCGCTGAAAGCGACCGGAGTGCCTCGCTCGGAACGCGAGGAGCGGGTCAGACAGATGCTGGAGCGGGTCGGGCTCAACGACGAATACCTGTACAAGTACCCGCACGAACTGAGCGGCGGCCAGAAACAGCGCGTCAACATCGCCCGTGCGCTGGCTGTTGAACCGTCCCTGCTATTGCTTGATGAACCGACCAGCGCACTCGACGTGAGTGTGCAGGCCAAGATCATCTCGCTGCTGGAGGACATCCAGGCGGAGTTCGACCTCACGTACCTCTTTATCACGCACGACCTCTCGCTCGTGCGGAACTTCGCCGACGAGACGGCGGTCATGTACCTGGGAGAGATACAGGAACAGGGGCCGACCGACCGGCTCTTCGAGAACCCCCGGCATCCATACACGCGGTCACTCCTGTCGTCTATCCCCGTCACGTCCCAGCAGGAGGAGGCGCTCAAACCGGACAGCGAGTCCCTGGACGGCGAAGTCCCGGGTGCGCGTGACCTACCGTCGGGGTGTCGGCTCCACCCGCGCTGTCCACACGCGACCGAAGACTGTGCTATGAGACACCCAGAACAGTACGACGTAGACGACCGAGACGTACGGTGTATCGCATACGAAGACGGCGCGGACGGGTTCGACCGACTCCGCGAGCAGGCCCCCGTCAGGGGTGGGGTAGATGGCACCTGA
- a CDS encoding ABC transporter ATP-binding protein, with protein MSDSAPLLSVRDLSVGFEGFDGYAAVVDGVDLTVDHGEVVTIAGETGCGKSVTTRAITGLLDEPPAHVSGTVEFDGQDLRALPDDERRDLNGDRISVIFQNPLSSLNPVFTIGEQLTDTAQFGGHGDTGIVGYLRRRFSSTDRSAARERVLELLEEVRMPDPESVMDSYPSELSGGMRQRAIIAQALLNEPDLLIADEPGSALDVTVHDEILSLLEDLIAERDMSILMITHNLGVARQLSDRVYIMYGGRIAETAPTAEIFDAPRHPYTQGLIASIPRLSGDSMAGGIGGSVPEYTDPPLGCRFYPRCPYADESCRSSEPPAVSFGDKARAACVRHADGDAGPVPTLEETKRRLSEPERTLAEGRR; from the coding sequence ATGAGCGACAGTGCACCCCTGCTCTCAGTCCGGGACCTTTCGGTCGGGTTCGAGGGCTTCGATGGGTACGCGGCCGTCGTCGACGGCGTCGACCTGACGGTCGACCACGGCGAGGTCGTCACCATCGCCGGCGAGACCGGCTGTGGCAAATCTGTTACCACCAGGGCCATCACCGGACTTCTCGACGAGCCCCCGGCACACGTCTCCGGGACCGTCGAGTTCGACGGACAGGACCTCCGTGCCCTCCCAGACGACGAGCGACGGGACCTGAACGGGGACCGGATCAGCGTGATATTCCAGAACCCGCTATCGAGTCTGAACCCCGTGTTCACTATCGGGGAGCAACTCACCGACACGGCACAGTTTGGCGGGCACGGAGACACTGGCATCGTCGGGTACCTCCGGCGGCGGTTCTCATCGACGGACCGGTCGGCCGCCCGCGAGCGGGTGCTGGAACTCCTCGAAGAGGTCCGGATGCCAGACCCGGAGTCGGTGATGGACAGCTACCCGTCGGAGCTCTCGGGCGGGATGCGACAGCGGGCGATAATCGCGCAGGCGCTGCTCAACGAGCCGGACCTGCTCATCGCCGACGAGCCGGGGTCCGCGCTGGACGTGACCGTCCACGACGAGATCCTCTCGCTGCTCGAAGACCTCATCGCCGAACGGGACATGAGCATCCTGATGATTACGCACAACCTCGGGGTCGCTCGACAGCTGAGCGACCGCGTCTACATCATGTACGGCGGCCGCATCGCCGAGACCGCGCCGACGGCTGAGATATTCGACGCACCGCGCCACCCGTACACGCAGGGGTTGATAGCATCTATCCCCCGCCTGTCCGGCGACTCGATGGCCGGCGGCATCGGCGGGTCGGTCCCGGAGTACACGGACCCACCGCTCGGGTGTCGGTTCTACCCGCGCTGTCCGTACGCCGACGAAAGTTGTCGGTCCAGCGAACCCCCGGCAGTCTCGTTTGGCGACAAGGCCAGGGCTGCCTGCGTCCGTCACGCGGACGGGGACGCGGGCCCGGTACCGACGCTTGAAGAGACGAAACGGCGGCTCTCGGAGCCGGAACGGACGCTGGCGGAGGGGCGGCGATGA
- a CDS encoding ABC transporter permease, whose amino-acid sequence MSIETLSFDTSRLNGIVSPARRELWYRSYRRFANQPMSVVGLVIVVAIALMAVFAPYIAPYPEQVGSFTDFANAYQPPSLDHPFGTDSAGRDILTRVIFGYRIALLLVAVVLGLGVPVGVMLGLVAGYAGGWVDTIIMRVTDTFLALPPLVLALAIASAFEPTLEIAMFAIASLWWTWYARLARGLAASLSDEEYVQAAELAGAGTTHVLFRELLPNCLSPLLVKATLDAGIVVLTGASLSFIGLGVQPPRPGLGTMVANGTQYLPAEWWISIFPGLAIFVLVMGFNMLGDGLRDLFDVEVEQ is encoded by the coding sequence ATGAGCATCGAAACCCTCTCGTTCGATACGTCCAGACTCAACGGTATCGTCTCGCCGGCACGCCGCGAGCTGTGGTACCGCTCGTATCGCCGGTTCGCGAACCAGCCGATGAGCGTCGTCGGCCTCGTGATAGTGGTCGCAATCGCACTCATGGCTGTGTTCGCGCCCTACATCGCCCCGTACCCGGAACAAGTGGGCTCGTTCACGGACTTCGCAAACGCCTATCAGCCGCCGTCCCTCGACCATCCCTTCGGGACCGACAGCGCGGGGCGGGACATCCTCACGCGTGTCATCTTCGGCTACCGCATCGCGCTCCTGCTGGTCGCCGTGGTGCTCGGACTCGGCGTCCCAGTCGGCGTGATGCTGGGGCTGGTCGCCGGCTACGCCGGCGGCTGGGTCGACACCATTATCATGCGCGTTACGGACACGTTCCTCGCGCTCCCGCCGCTCGTGCTGGCACTTGCCATCGCGTCGGCCTTCGAGCCAACTCTCGAGATCGCGATGTTCGCCATCGCGTCGCTCTGGTGGACGTGGTACGCACGGCTGGCCCGGGGCCTGGCCGCGAGTCTCTCGGACGAGGAGTACGTACAGGCCGCAGAGCTTGCGGGTGCGGGTACGACGCACGTCCTCTTCCGAGAGCTCCTACCGAACTGCCTCTCGCCGCTGTTGGTCAAAGCGACGCTTGACGCCGGCATCGTGGTCCTGACCGGCGCGTCGCTGTCGTTCATCGGTCTCGGCGTCCAGCCCCCCAGGCCGGGACTCGGAACGATGGTCGCAAACGGCACCCAGTATCTGCCCGCCGAGTGGTGGATAAGCATATTCCCGGGACTCGCTATCTTTGTCCTCGTGATGGGGTTCAATATGCTTGGGGACGGTTTGCGCGACCTCTTTGACGTGGAGGTAGAGCAATGA
- a CDS encoding ABC transporter permease, translated as MARIGQLLRRLSGMAVSLLGLSVLIFVISRVLPGNPARMALGAMASEEQVAELAAEMGLNQSLPVQYIEYMRRLFVGDLGQSLQTKNAVVYDLVTKFPATLELITLAFTFMVVFGIPLGIVAAKHHGGVLDNATRFFAFSTVSVPSFFVGIVFQLVFGYFLNWFPITGRLSSAYSGEVVRTTGFMLVDTLLSGSPAAHVDAWMHILLPALALSFSGMGQVIRITRSSMIDIEGQDYIEAMRGYGLPTWLVTDKYTLKNAFVPTLTILGLQYAWLLSGAFIIEIVYSWPGLAKYGVQSVLTSDVNAVVGVTMLVGVVFVLVNFAVDLLTSVIDPRIGLAGDSA; from the coding sequence ATGGCGCGCATAGGACAGCTACTGCGTCGGCTCTCGGGGATGGCCGTCAGCCTGCTGGGGCTGTCGGTCCTCATCTTCGTCATCTCGCGGGTCCTGCCGGGGAACCCGGCCCGGATGGCGCTCGGAGCGATGGCCAGCGAGGAGCAGGTGGCGGAACTCGCCGCGGAGATGGGCCTCAACCAGTCGCTCCCGGTCCAGTACATCGAGTACATGCGCCGGCTCTTCGTCGGCGACCTGGGGCAGAGCCTCCAGACGAAAAACGCCGTCGTGTACGACTTGGTGACGAAGTTCCCCGCGACGCTCGAACTCATCACGCTCGCGTTCACGTTCATGGTGGTGTTTGGCATCCCGCTGGGCATCGTCGCCGCGAAACACCACGGCGGGGTACTCGACAACGCGACCCGGTTCTTCGCCTTCTCGACGGTGAGCGTCCCGAGCTTCTTCGTCGGCATCGTCTTCCAGCTCGTGTTCGGCTACTTCCTCAACTGGTTCCCTATCACGGGACGGCTCTCCTCGGCGTACAGCGGCGAGGTAGTCCGAACGACGGGGTTCATGCTCGTCGACACGCTCCTGTCGGGGTCGCCTGCGGCACACGTCGACGCGTGGATGCACATCCTGTTGCCGGCGCTCGCCCTCTCGTTCAGCGGGATGGGACAGGTCATCCGTATCACACGTTCGAGCATGATCGACATCGAGGGCCAGGACTACATCGAGGCGATGCGCGGCTACGGCCTGCCGACGTGGCTGGTCACCGACAAGTACACGCTGAAGAACGCGTTTGTCCCGACGCTGACCATCCTCGGCCTCCAGTACGCGTGGCTGCTCAGCGGTGCGTTCATCATCGAAATCGTCTACTCCTGGCCCGGCCTCGCCAAGTACGGCGTCCAGTCCGTCCTGACCTCGGACGTCAACGCCGTCGTCGGCGTCACGATGCTGGTCGGCGTCGTGTTCGTGTTAGTGAACTTCGCCGTCGACCTGCTGACGAGCGTCATCGATCCGCGTATCGGCCTGGCAGGTGACAGCGCATGA
- a CDS encoding ABC transporter substrate-binding protein: MTDGESEPVRGRITASEFTSAGSRRQFLAALGSAGAAGLAGCSGGSGSGSSSGGTSTGESGSGTDSTGGSTLTANISQRLGTIDPAKGTDYVQAMALVNLYDPLVFPDSDGEIQPHLASDWSVSADSKTYTFTLRDDVTFHSGNAVTAEDVKFTTERFLDLNQGYASLLSGVLDKENIVVEDEQTVSFELNRSYAPFLPIMVLVFVVDRDTIMDNLEDGDYGERDDYGQAYINNNDAGSGAYQLADFSRGNSITFAKYDDYFKEFPDGAFDTVEVRIITENSTVQTLMKNGELDMTGQYQNSQTYSAIDQMENARVEKIPTFGLLYNKINTQKAPTDDPAVREAMAWGFDYEQVVNEIRPDMKKAQGPLPPTWGAHNSDVTQPSYDPERARQILADAGYSEGELTITNTFTSSYSFQERIGLLFKDNMADIGINVELNPQTWGTITEMATTVEDTPHTSQVFYVPTYPSPDSMFYNQFHSEAANTWMSMEHLDNAEVDSLIDEARQTPDRQARVELYNQLQSKLADLHCDMHLYHTVKTIGFQNDVEGLTLRPAQGFEYTFRDLHQV, translated from the coding sequence ATGACTGACGGCGAGAGCGAGCCTGTTCGTGGCAGAATAACCGCGTCCGAGTTCACCTCGGCGGGGTCGCGCCGGCAGTTCCTCGCCGCGCTCGGGTCGGCTGGCGCTGCCGGGCTGGCCGGCTGTTCGGGGGGATCCGGGTCGGGGTCGAGTTCCGGTGGCACGTCGACTGGAGAGAGCGGGTCAGGGACGGACAGCACCGGCGGCTCGACGCTCACCGCGAACATCTCGCAACGGCTCGGGACGATAGACCCCGCGAAGGGGACCGACTACGTGCAAGCGATGGCGCTCGTGAACCTCTATGACCCGCTGGTGTTCCCGGACAGCGACGGGGAGATTCAGCCCCATCTCGCGTCGGACTGGTCGGTGTCGGCGGACAGCAAAACGTACACCTTCACCCTGCGTGACGACGTGACCTTCCACAGCGGGAACGCAGTGACCGCCGAGGACGTGAAGTTCACGACCGAGCGGTTCCTCGACCTCAACCAAGGGTACGCGTCGCTGCTGAGCGGCGTCCTCGATAAGGAGAACATCGTGGTAGAGGACGAGCAGACGGTCTCGTTCGAACTCAACCGTTCGTACGCGCCGTTTCTCCCCATCATGGTCCTCGTGTTCGTCGTGGACAGAGACACCATCATGGACAATCTTGAAGACGGGGACTACGGCGAGCGTGACGACTACGGGCAGGCGTACATCAACAACAACGACGCCGGCTCCGGTGCCTACCAACTGGCTGATTTCTCCCGGGGCAACTCGATTACGTTCGCCAAGTACGACGACTATTTCAAGGAGTTCCCCGATGGCGCGTTCGACACCGTCGAGGTCCGCATAATCACCGAAAACTCGACCGTACAGACGCTGATGAAAAACGGGGAACTGGACATGACCGGGCAGTACCAGAACTCCCAGACCTACAGTGCCATCGACCAGATGGAGAACGCACGGGTCGAGAAGATACCGACCTTCGGGCTGCTGTACAACAAAATAAACACCCAGAAGGCACCGACTGACGACCCTGCGGTTCGTGAGGCGATGGCCTGGGGCTTCGATTACGAACAGGTCGTCAACGAGATCCGCCCGGACATGAAGAAGGCACAGGGGCCGCTCCCGCCGACGTGGGGAGCGCACAACAGCGACGTGACCCAGCCGTCGTACGACCCCGAGCGAGCACGGCAGATCCTCGCCGACGCCGGCTACTCGGAGGGGGAACTCACCATCACGAACACGTTCACCTCTTCGTACTCCTTCCAGGAGCGCATCGGGCTGCTGTTCAAAGACAACATGGCGGACATCGGAATCAACGTCGAGTTGAATCCCCAGACCTGGGGGACCATCACGGAGATGGCGACCACGGTAGAGGACACGCCACATACGAGCCAGGTGTTCTACGTCCCGACCTACCCGTCGCCAGACTCGATGTTCTACAACCAGTTCCACTCTGAGGCGGCAAACACCTGGATGAGCATGGAACACCTAGACAACGCCGAGGTGGACAGCCTCATCGACGAGGCGCGACAGACCCCCGACCGACAGGCCCGCGTCGAGTTGTACAACCAACTGCAGAGCAAGCTCGCGGACCTGCACTGTGACATGCACCTGTATCACACGGTGAAGACAATCGGCTTCCAGAACGACGTCGAGGGGCTCACGCTCCGGCCGGCACAGGGCTTCGAGTACACGTTCCGTGACCTCCACCAAGTGTAA
- a CDS encoding IclR family transcriptional regulator, with the protein MPPTGGDDGPRTLQTVSMSAQVLATLKELDGAGVTELATELDLSKSTAHIHLTTLVENGLVVKRDSRYELALKLFAFGEYVRSRNQLYRHGKPQVDELADETGQYVHIVTEENGRAINLYQVKGDTSVSGEYQTTKPQQRDHLHYTASGKAILASLPEQRVKEIIDRHGLPERTANTVTDPEALFEELSAIHQRGYAYNDEEEIEGFRAIAAPVQTPDGEVLGSLSVSGPASVLQADRFEETLPEQVVNSANVIEVNINMSNRS; encoded by the coding sequence ATGCCTCCAACCGGTGGTGACGACGGACCGCGGACGCTACAGACCGTCTCTATGTCCGCCCAGGTGCTGGCGACGCTCAAAGAGCTAGATGGGGCTGGCGTGACGGAACTCGCGACGGAGCTCGACCTCTCGAAGAGCACTGCTCACATCCACCTGACGACGCTGGTGGAGAACGGGCTCGTCGTGAAGCGCGACAGCAGGTACGAACTGGCACTCAAACTGTTTGCGTTCGGGGAGTACGTCCGGAGCCGGAACCAGCTCTACCGGCACGGGAAGCCACAGGTCGACGAACTCGCCGACGAAACGGGGCAATACGTCCACATCGTGACCGAGGAGAACGGGCGTGCTATCAACCTCTACCAAGTGAAAGGCGACACCAGCGTGAGCGGCGAATACCAGACGACGAAGCCTCAGCAGCGGGACCACCTGCACTACACCGCCTCCGGGAAGGCGATTCTCGCTTCCCTTCCCGAGCAACGTGTCAAGGAGATCATCGACCGTCACGGACTGCCGGAGCGAACGGCGAACACGGTAACCGACCCCGAGGCGCTGTTCGAGGAGCTATCGGCCATCCACCAACGCGGGTACGCGTACAACGACGAGGAAGAGATAGAAGGGTTCCGCGCCATAGCAGCACCGGTTCAGACACCGGACGGCGAGGTCTTGGGTTCGCTGAGCGTTTCGGGGCCTGCAAGCGTCTTGCAGGCGGACCGGTTCGAAGAGACCCTCCCGGAACAGGTCGTCAACTCGGCCAACGTTATCGAAGTCAATATCAACATGAGCAATCGGTCCTGA